TGTCGTCGACGAAGATGTCGTCGGCCTTCGTCTCCGCCAGCAGCTTCATCACGGTCTCAATCGGAATCGCCGGACTGACATCCGTGGTGCGGGCCGCGATGCGGTTGTGCGAAGCCACTGCGGCGGCGCGGGACTTCTGCGACTCCGGATGGAAGAACAGCACCGTCTCGTCGTCCAGGTCGTTCACCGGCTTCAAGGCGCGCTCGAAGAAGATGGGCTTTGCTCCGGCGCGCACCCGCCCCGGAGGGCTGGTGCCAATCAGCAGCAGCTTGAGGATGCGCTCGGGGTGCAGACGCATCGCCACCTGCGCCGCGAGGCCCCCCAGCGACCAGCCGCCGAGGACGAAGCGCTCCAGGCCGAGCGCGTCCGCCAGGTCGATGGCGTCCTGCGCCAGCCTCGTGCGCACATAGCTGGGCGTGCCGGTCGACTGGCCGAGGCCGGAATAGTCGAAGGTGATGACGCGGTGCTGGGCCGCCAGCGCATCGAGGAAGGCGGGGTCCCAAGAGTCGAGGATGCCACGGAACCGCAGGCACAGGAGGATGGGCACGCCCTCGCCGATGTCGCGATAGGCGAGGCGGCGGCCCTTCACCTCGACGAAGCGGGTGGGCGCGTTGACGGCGGTAACGGCGTGGGTTCGCATGTCCATGAGCAGACTCCTTCAGGGGCTGGCGCTGACGTAAAGGCAGACATGCTGCGGCGTCACCCTCACGAAGCTTGAGCGCAATGATGGCGACCTGGCTTCGCGCCGTCTTCTGTACTGTGGGCCAGCCAACCTAAACCTTCGTATGAGGCCGCCCAAACCCCCGTACGATGGCGCGTCCGAATCCCCCTGCGCATCCTCGCGGCGCCTCAACTCCCTGCGCCGAAAGGAAGCGCCCATGGATACCCGGAGCCGTCCCAACACCGACCAAGCCGGCAAGCTCAGTGGCAGCTATCTCACCACCCGGGACGGCACCCAGCTCTACTTCAAGGACTGGGGCCCGAAGGACGGTCAGCCCATTGTCTTCTCGCACGGCTGGCCCCTCAGCTCCGACGCCTGGGAAGACCAGATGCTGTTCCTGTCGGAGCACGGCTACCGCACCATCGCCCATGACCGCCGCGGCCACGGTCGCTCCTCGCAGCCGTGGGGCGGCCATGAGATGGACACCTATGCTGATGACCTCGCCGAGCTGACGGCCGCGCTCGACCTCAAGAAGGCCGTCCACATCGGCCACTCCACCGGCGGTGGCGAGGTCGCCCGCTACATTGGCCGCCACGGCACCTCGCGCGTCGCCAAGGCCGTGCTCATCGGCGCCGTGCCGCCCATCATGCTCAAGACGGACTGGCACCCGAACGGCCTGCCCCGCGAAGTGTTCGACGGCATCCGTGCCGGCGTGCGCGCCGACCGCTCCAGCTTCTTCAAGGAGCTGAGCATGGCGTTCTACGGCTTCAACCGTCCGGGCGCGAAAGTCTCGGAAGGCCTGCGCGAGAGCTTCTGGATGCAGGGGATGATGGGCGCGCTGAAGGCCGAGTACGACTGCATCAAGGCCTTCTCGGAGACCGACTTCCGCGCCGACCTCGCGAAGTT
This genomic interval from Pyxidicoccus trucidator contains the following:
- a CDS encoding alpha/beta fold hydrolase produces the protein MDMRTHAVTAVNAPTRFVEVKGRRLAYRDIGEGVPILLCLRFRGILDSWDPAFLDALAAQHRVITFDYSGLGQSTGTPSYVRTRLAQDAIDLADALGLERFVLGGWSLGGLAAQVAMRLHPERILKLLLIGTSPPGRVRAGAKPIFFERALKPVNDLDDETVLFFHPESQKSRAAAVASHNRIAARTTDVSPAIPIETVMKLLAETKADDIFVDDNGYRDFLKATDIPVLVISGDQEIVFPVENWFDVAPQTKSVHLMVLPQMGHGPQHEAPRLCADLIASFIENR
- a CDS encoding alpha/beta fold hydrolase encodes the protein MDTRSRPNTDQAGKLSGSYLTTRDGTQLYFKDWGPKDGQPIVFSHGWPLSSDAWEDQMLFLSEHGYRTIAHDRRGHGRSSQPWGGHEMDTYADDLAELTAALDLKKAVHIGHSTGGGEVARYIGRHGTSRVAKAVLIGAVPPIMLKTDWHPNGLPREVFDGIRAGVRADRSSFFKELSMAFYGFNRPGAKVSEGLRESFWMQGMMGALKAEYDCIKAFSETDFRADLAKFDVPTLVMHGDDDQIVPIEGGGKLTATLVKGAKLKVYPGFSHGMTAVNKDVINADLLAFIKG